The sequence TCTTGCCCCAGATAAGTTTCTTTAAGATGGGTTCTGAAAATCTCAATGACCAACTGGAAGAATTCTTAACTAATATTGGAACAAGTGTACAGAAGTAagtattttcttccttaaaactgaaaatgaagttaAGAGAATAAGCTAACCGCTAAATACCATAATCTAAACATATTTAGCACTTAATTTCAGATGGGCTGTTTTCCCTGCCATGGGAGTGTTTCTTGAGTGGCTTGTGGATGCTTCTTGGTTTTCTCACCATCTTTTCCATAGCATTTGAACTCTGAATTTCATAACAGTGTCAAATCGGATggtatttttattgatttgaaaCTAGGTTTTGTGTCTGAATATAACAGGCACCTAATAGTAATTATCCATAAGTGAATTATCTTCACAATTATCTAAATTACAGAGTATGGATGGGAGATTATTAAATAAATCTTGCTTCCGAAGCCATGAAAGATTAGAGAGAGAAAGCAGTTCTAATCAGCTTCAAAATCTGAGCAGTCATGTGGTTAATCTGTGATAtggaaagagatgaaaatgatTACTGTTTAAAGGTATAGGACAGAGCAGTTTGAAAATTCCTCCAAAGTGAGTCATTTGGTGTGGATTCATTAGTTTTGGAATTTggtattgttttcaaaatatctaAAGTTTCAAAACGTAAAGCTGCTTTATAGCATGCTACTTTAACCAGCCATGCTACTGCAGTTCTTTAGGAAAACATACAGAACAAATATACAGAGAAATGAGATAGGTGAGGTGTCCTTTGTTGTGGTTGGTAGTAaataatctgttctctgtgttagTGTTCGCAGGGAAATGGACAGTGATGTAGAGACCATGCAGCAGACAATAGAGGACTTGGAAGTAGCCAGTGACCCCTTATACCTGCCTGACCCAGACCCCACAAAATTTCCTGTTCATCGAAACTTAACCCGAAAGGCTGGATACCTTAATGCTAGGAAGTAAGAAAACTATTGTTATTTTCATATAATGTGTATCAATTAAGGCAAGAGCAAGTCAATATACTATACAGTTGATATCTCCAAATTGTTTTGATTTTActaaatatagaatatttttactAATACCACAGTTAGTatttatgtccaactttttgacaGATGAGGTACATGAGTAATTTTCAGAAGTAAAATTCTATTTAGATTTTTACCAAAtgatttagaattattttaaacacTGAAACCAATTAGAGTTTAAATAAATGGCATAACAAGTGACTGTTACGATAATCattatcataatttaaaatatatgtaatcaCACCATCAAGTCAAATGTTAGATTTTACCTGAAGAAAGGATAAAGGAAGTTAACTcgcaaagtaaaataaattcttttgttttgaatttattcCCTTGAATGTTGAACTATATTTTATGGAGCATCATTATGATAGCTACAATTTGATCATTTCCAATCTTGTTTTGGAAATATATACATGCTCACTCACATAAGGGGGTCAGCATATGTGAATTTATGACTGAAAAACTGATGTTTATGTTTTTTAGGCACCTTGGTGCCTTTTTGCCTGCAAAGTCTTTGTGATGGGCTTTATCTTGTGTCTGGCTTATGATGAGATTTTAGGTGTGTTgttattaaagaataaatgtaCTTTCTTCATTTAGTAAAACAGGCTTGGTGTCATCTTCCTGGGACAGACAGTTTTACTTCACGCAGGGTGGAAACCTGATGAGTCAGGCCCGTGGGGACGTAGCAGGAGGCCTGGCCATGGACATAGACAACTGCTCAGTGATGGCTGTGGACTGTGAAGACAGGCGGTACTGTTTTCAGATCACTTCTTTTGATGGCAAAAAGTTAGTATGTTTctctactattaaaaaaaactgtcatAGCTTAAACTACTGAAATGGGGGATAATTCCTTTGCATTTGGACAGTGTGTAGATCTTTTAGAATTGTTATGTATTaggattatttcctttttaattttgtagaaattagttgaattttcctttttgactTGCATAAATGATGTCTTAATATTTTGAGGCTGTCAAAGCAAGTTTATGTTGTAAAGACGTGTGATTTCATGTTAAGAGACTGGTTACTGAAAGTCCAGGTGTAGGGAAGTCAGCACAAGTTAGTATGAGGAGTTTCAACATGGGGTCAGAAAGTTTGAATTCTGAATCCACCAGCTACTTTGTAGTCTTAGACAAGTTATCTAACCTCTCTAAGCTTCATTTTTCTACTTGTaaaatgggaggtgggagggtcttcatttctattttataaattgttATGAAGACTAGAAATCTAACATATGTAATGTGCCCATGTGTAGTAGGtactattaataatatttcaaaatgttaatcATACATTTCtgattatattaattatttaggCCATTTATGGTTATAtgccatttttaaaacttctgttaCCTTTGCATTAAACAAGACTCCcataaaatagcttttaaaacaaatttttgagAAGCTCAGAAAAAACATAAAAgggagtaaaaaaaaatataaaagggagTATGAAAAAACCTCACTAACCATAAGCAACAATTAACTTCTTGGTTATTGCCTTacagtttttgtattttgttctaagtacattttttaaatagttgagaAAGTACTGAATGTTTATTTCATAGTCCTTCTGTAAACACATAATGGATGTCAGTTACAGTATGCCACTATGACACTAGATGTTGGGAGTCCCTCTGTTCCTTTGTCCAAATAACCTAACTGTTAATGTTACTGgatgtatttatgtttttatattttcagttttctgctaATGCTTAACATGATTTCCCATTTCATATTCCCAGTGTGATGCAAAGTtagcaaaaacaatttttttcctaacTCTTAAAATATTAACCTCTATAGATGAACCTAGCAcctataatacagagtgaagtaagccagaaagagaaagacaaatactgtatattaacgcatgCATGTGGAATATAGAAGGATGGTACTGGTGAacctgcagggcagcaatggcaACGCAACACAGAGAACAGGCGTGTGGatgcagtgggggaaggagagggtggcatgaattgagagaatagcatggaaacatatacatgacCACATGTCAAGTAGATAGCCAGTAGGAGTttgtgacacagggagctcacccCAGTGCTCTGTGcagtctagaggggtgggatggggtggtgggagatgagagaggttcaggagggaggggacatgtgtacgcCTGAGGCTAATTCACGTTGATATATGGcggaggccaacacaatattgtaaagcaattatcctccaaaaaaaaagaagaaaatataaacctCTGTAGAAACTCTGTATCTCCTTATGTTAGTGATTAATATATTGAAAAGTTTTACTTAATAATATTCaaggaaaaatagtaaataaagaagtaaaatgagTGTTTTCTATTAAGACTACTGACTTGTATTTGAAATATATGTGGTGAGTGTCAGAAAGTTGAAATGCGTTGTCTTAGTGTCGGTGTCCCTTTTCTGTACTCTGCCTGCTGAAAACCAGCACATTTCTTTTTTGGTACCTCTTGGCATAGATAGACAAAGTGAAGAGCTGTTAAAATCTAAGTCTGATACCTCTGGTAGTTAGTCTCCTTGGTTACATGTTTTCTGTAGTGTTTTGTTTGTTGATACTGATTGGTTTTATGTGTATCTTTAAAGGTAAAAATTTCTCATTCATGTTAAAAGTACTTCAGAAAAAGTTGAATGTAAgactttcttggttttttttttcttttcaggtctTCAATTTTGCAAGCAGAGAGTAAAAAAGACCATGAAGAGGTAAAATTTTATCTattcatatttgatttctttagcACCACCTTAAGCAATTTTTCTGATGACAGGACATGTTGATGtgttcattttagaaatttgGGAAATCCTGGTTTTTTCATAAAGGTCAATTGTCCCTCAAGCAACATTCTTAAGTTTCACGTGGAATTTTGTAAGTGGACCTATAAGGAGAAACCTTAGAGATCATTGTTTGCTGTCCTTTTAGAAGCTCAGATTCAGAAATAGCCTTGTGACTGCTGCTCCCTGGCAGGCTGTTAGTATCATGAGGCTAGAGTTAGTTTATTCCCTTCTCTTACCAACCCTCTGAGACAGTATTTGCTGCATTAAGAACATAGTAGCAGCAGATGTAGCATGGCAGTAAGCAACTAAGGCTTAAAACCTtggggaaatgaaagaaagaaaaacaaaaatctgggaGTGTTTATTCTTCCTTGTGACTCTTTTGTTTTTGGCTCCACTTTTACTTGTAGTACACCAAATATGGAAGGTAAGTTACTACTAAGAACTGACAGTTGAAAAACTGTGTCTTGAGAAATCGTCAATGAAAATATACTCTTTAGTTGATTCTGAGCCATTTTATCTGGTATTACATAATTGTCTTGGTAGAAGACAATGTTGGAAATTACATAGAGATCaacttttatttacttcttataGAAAAGAGTAGGTATTAAAGCCTGCTTTTGATCCCTGAGGAATACAAATATATGTCTGCTCTTTGCAGGGTTTTTACCAAACAGAATAAATATTAGGTTAGTTTTATGAGGCTCCTCAGGTACCAGAATCCTTGAGAGTGAAGCAGAGGATGTGGGGCGAGTGTTTTCTGTGTTATTTATAAACCTGAGTGGgaagtatgtaaaatatattcacaaGGAATATATTTAGCTCTTAACTTTTTTTACATTGGTATTAATCATGATATCTGAGTCCAGACTGTTTTATTTGGTTGGGATTGGAGGAGGATGtgatattaaaaagataattacagactactaaattataatttaatatgatggctatatttttaatgaaataaatatgggatttaaaaataacaaatctcTTCAGTGTTCTGTTATACCTTCaagtattatacatatatatgcttttgTATATAGGAAGGTATCTTATAAGAAAGATTATATGTTACTTCTACTAAAACTTCTATGTTAGTTAAATATTGAATGCTCTCTTTTAGAAGGGAAGCTCTGTAGAAAAAAATACtaatcatatttttctgttttttcctcttggCAGTGGATCTGTACAATAAATAACATatctaaacaaatatatttaagtgAAAACCCAgaggtaatatttttattttatggtatCCAGATCTAGCAAAATTTAGTAATTTGGTGGCttatatgacttttattacattttctcaAGTTCTGTAATCTTTTAACTTGCTCCTGAATGTTTTATAATGATCTTATGAATTTAAGAAAATCAGTGCTAACTGTAGAGGAGTCTTTTGCTTTTACTAACTTGATCTCTTGCCAAtctagatttttctttctgttatgtCACTtggaaacaacaaaaaattaaaatgcaaattagatGATTTGTTTATTAACAAGGAAATTATTAACTAGGGACTACAAAGGGAATACAGAGTTTGGATTTGAATAATTCAGACTTACTGTACTTTTATCAGAAGTCAAAGTTTTAGTATTTTTGAACTTATCCAGAATTATTTAtgagagaagaaatatttaataactttGTGATAGTGTGTTCATATTTTTGCCTAACTATAAGACACAAGTGCAAAAatgttttgtgattattttttctagtGTACATACTGTTTTATTTAGCTCatgttttaaataagttttaaattatttaataagttttaaaatatttcttatggaAACTTTTTTCAAATCTATCCTGAAAATATCCATATTAACTTTATCAGTAAATACACAGATATTTCTGAGCATAAATACATTCTGTAAAATTATGTAAACTTCAGCATCATAGtcatatacttaatattttgtgattatttcttactccttttaaatttctatacTTAGCAAGTTTGAGTGCACATATGCTAGGCACTGTACTAGGTGCTAGCAATACAAACCTTAATCTTAAAAAGTCTGGgagttaaaaatttaaagaaaaaacaatatttCCTATTAtgtatattaatagaaaaaaaatcaggtttttcCCTTAGATTTATAGGAAGTAAGAGGAAACTTAAGTTATAATGTTGTGAAGTTAATCATACATATATCTTAATACTAAGGCTAGAAAATGTGGAACTACTTTAGTAACTTTTACAAAAGTACAATTTAAGTTTACAATTTAAGTCAAGACCACTCTGAGAATTCAGAGTTATATTTAAACTGTTGGTTTTCTTGCTTTACTAACTAGTCCTTTTTTACAAAAACAGGAAATCGCTGCCCGAGTAAATCAGTCAGCCCTGGAAGCTGTCACCCCTTCCCCGTCCTTCCAGCAGAGGCACGAGAGCCTGAGGCCGGCGGGGTGAGCTCCCAGACCGTGGGTTACTCAGAGGGCTGTGTGGGCTGCTGACAGTGTCAGCAGACACTTGGATTTTAGCAGTGCTAGCTACATTAGTACAAAATAGTTCtacaaaatgtattttcaaattgGTGAATTCACCAGCAAGAGCACTAAATAATAAGGATTCCAAATTTCCTTAGTGTTCATCCCTAGGTTAACGTGATTTATGTTTCTGAATTTAGTAATTGGAAGGAAATCTTTTGATAAAGTAGCTGTGATTTGGGATTGTACTTATTAAAATTTGTTGTCATCGCtttataaaattatacttttttccTCATGGTTTCAGTGTTTAATGTCCAAGAGAAAACTAAATGTAATGccttcttgttttcttctctgcttaGACAATCTCGGCCACCCACAGCTCGAACCAGCAGTTCAGGATCCTTAGGATCTGAGTCCACAAATTTGGCTGCCCTCTCTCTAGATTCTCTTGTTGCCCCAGATACCCCAATACAGTTTGACATCATTTCTCCTGTGTGTGAAGATCAGTCTGGCCAGGCAAAAGCCTCTggccagggaggcaggtgggtgATAGGTCTGTAAAGCTGTAAGGCTTATGAGTCCATTTCTGCAGTTGAGAGCCATCTCTCACATATCTTGTGCATCagctatgtttttctttctgtaattacCTAACAGAATTTTGATAGTTGAAGAAGAATCATGAaggcttttctctgtttttgccTCAGTTAAATGAGTTCAGATAATTTAGTTTTAGAAATACTCAATTCTGAATAGTTTATCAGACCTACTTCTAAGGTATTTACTCTTAAAATTACAGAAGAAAGGTGACAGTCCTGTGACAATAAAGTTGATATCATGACAATATTTTAATGTATGAGAGTAATATATATGTGCCATAGGTTTATTGGAAAATGTTATCTTGTGTTAGAATAAGAAATCTCCAGCAAGGTACTGAGACATTGTCATGCTGTGAATTATTAATGAATTATCTTTATTTATGTAATGATAAAACCTTGTCAAAGTAGTTAAAATTTGTCTTTGGTTATGGATGAGGGAAATATGGCTTAAGGCAAATCATTAAGTAGGTTGGAcacttaataaattaataatgtaGTAATTTGGGTATACATGACTGAGGCAAAGAAAGAATAATTTACATTTGCTCATAGGAATATACTTAGCATTTGATATAATAGGTCAGACACATATTAGGGAGATCAATTTCGTGTTATCTGAAAGCCAGTGTTATCTTAGAACCACTCAGCTCTCTGTTTGCTTGTAAATCCCACTTTGGATTgtacttttcttcctttattgtggGTGTGTCATGAGCCCAGCACACTTAGGAAGGAAGTTGCTTCCATCTCTGGTTAGCTGTTCTTGCATTCTGTTACGTGTGCCTTGAGAAATCAGGTCTAATACTagagaatgttcaaattattgtAGTTAATTTGCATCATGTACTTAGAGGACATaacaggtttttggttttttttttttcccccacaatcCAAGGAAATTTCTGGCATTTTTCTCATGTAACTAAAGTTGAAGGTAAATCAGCCATTTCTCTGTCCTAGTTTATTTAAATTCAGGAACTTTTGCAACATGGTTTATTTTGATGTTGATTTTTGTATGTCTGTGACTAAACATCCTATCTGTCTACATTTTCTGAAATATAGCAACTTTGAGTTCAGCCTATTAGTGTGAGGGCAGGGGCCTTCGTCACAAGTAAGTTGGTCATCAGTAGTGTTCTTAACAGGAAGGGGTAtttttgagcttttaaaaatgtgtgtacaAGGTTTCCTGACTTTTAGTTTTTAACTCTGGGTTCAGTGATTGAGAttgcttccctgtggctcatgGTGACTGACCACTggatcataattttttaaaatacttttcaggCGTACAAATCCATTTGGAGAATCTGGAGGAGGTACAAAGTCTGAAACTGAAGGTAAAATAAGTGTagtattcttatattttaaagattctcAGAGCAGTAAACTGCAAGAAGAAATTGTTGTTTACATTTGTTCTGCTATATGTTTTAACGGTATCTTTACttcacagttttttctttttattcatagtGCACTTAAAGCAACAGAACTTACTAAGACTTAAGATTTCATTATTCACACAGAATTATAGAATATCACACTTTTGACCTCATAGTCAGATTCTCATTGTATAAGATATCCTCTGACCTTTCCTAACAGCTGTTTTCTTCTGGTTCTggagcataattttttttttcctttttcccataCTTATTTACtttgatataatttcaaactAACAGTAAAGCTGTCAGAACAGTAAAAGGAATTCTTTTAACTCAGAACCACCAGTTGCTGAAGCATAATCTTTTGCTGTAGGAATTTGAGATCTTACTTTTCTTGTAACATGAACACTGTAGTTAGGAGTTATTTCTGAGTGCTTCTGCTAGATTGAATATTTCATTGGAAAACCTAAAGAAGGCAGTGTATTTAATTTCCTAGGAAAAGACATGTGGGATTTAAAATTACATGATGTACCTTGTTTTGTTGTAGAGTCTATACTTCATCAGTTGTTTATTGTCCGATTCCTTGGTTCTATGGAGGTGAAATCAGATGACAATCCAGATGTTGTTTATGAAACAATGCGCCAAATTTTAGCTGCCCGGGCCATCCATAACATCTTTCGTATGACAGAATCACATCTATTGGTCACTTGTGATTGTTTAAAGTAAGTAGTAACCTGTCCCTCAAAAGACTGTgggaataaatatttacttaattttagcataattaacatttttttcctaaattttgtttattattatagGTTAATTGATCCACAGACACAAGTTACAAGGCTCACGGTGCGTTCTGCATGTTTAAAGCTTTAAGGCTctttgtacatatacacaatttcCATCTGATAATCCTGATTCTGTATATTTGGATATGGAAGCATAAATTATGATTGATTATTTTAGATGGTTATAATTGAGTTTATGACCATGTCACCAAAAAATGTTGTAACATTCCATGTAGTTGAAAGAATCAGTGCAGTCTGGTGTGATATTTAGTATTTATGTTTATCCATCAGTTAGGGAGCATACAGCGTACACTAAAGaaggtagctcagatagtaaagcgtctgcctacaatgcaggagacccagctttgatccgtggatcaggaagatcccttggtcaggacgatcccctggagaaggaactggcaacccactccagtaaccttgcctggaaaatcccagacagaggagacagaggagcctagtgggctaccatccatcgggtcacaaagagttggacacgactgggtgactaacaaaGAAACTTAACAAATTAGGGAATTAAAGGCCAACATGGttgagtttattttataattatctatTTTGAAATGGCTGCAGGTGTGTGCTTCTGTTTAATCATTTAATAACAGAAGCCATATTTGTTACTGAATTTGACTTTTGTAAAATGTGTTAATGACTAATAAATTCAGTATTCAACAACGTTTTAATGTTCCTGGCAATCCAAACCAAATGTGAGATTGTTTGTTCTTGGATTACCATTCCGTTAAGAAAAATGATTGACTCTAATGTTCTGTTTATGCTATTTAATAACTAAGTAcatgagtttgtcatatatagaaGTGCTGTTATAATGGTCTGAAAAAATTTCGTGTTTGCTTCTGATGTTTTCCGTGCAGTTTCCATTACCCAATGTAGTTCTGTATGCTACACATCAGGAAAATAAGAGGCTTTTTGGATTTGTTCTTCGGACATCAGGAGGGAGAAGTGAAAGTAATTTGTCATCAGTCTGTTATATATTTGAATCAAACAACGAGGGTGAAAAGGTACATGGCTTTTCAAGATGTGTTTCTATTGTGAAATATGTGTCAAAGTTCTTACTAAGATTCCTGGATAAAACTCCCAAACTTTGTCTAGTCCAACTGAGTTGCTTCACCAAAGCCTGTTGTTTTGAAGAGAGCTGAGCTGATGGGTTAGGCTATCTGACTCCACAGACCTGTGTCTTCCTGGCCATTGAGAGCTGGTGCAATCTTCTGGCTTCATTAACTTGTCTTGGAAATGCAAAATATTCCCATGATCAGCCATTTCCAAATGTCTCCAGCTTAGAGTAGCTTAGAATAGCTGCTTGCTTTGTTCCTTGCAGCTTTACCATCTTAGTGATGAATCTGAGATAACAAGAAGTGAGGGACTTGAAAGATGTGAGAGCCAGTGGTAGGAGCTCACAGACTGAAGAAAATACACAGAGGCTTGGTTTTGGAGCTGGAACATTCTTAAATCAACTTTTGTTTGAAAAAGTGTGTTATAATGACTTATGAAACTAGTTACATCAGCCATTTGGAGACTTGAAATTATCACTTTGATGTATGAACTGTCtgagtttttcttaatttttccccCTTTAGATTTGTGATTCTGTTGGATTGGCAAAACAGATAGCATTGCATGCAGAACTGGTAAGAATCTAAGATACTTAATTTTCCAAGAATATTAACTCAAGTAATATAAGATCTTTCATattaacaagtaaataaaaatgattttgctATACAAAGTTAACAATAGATGCTATTGCTGATATATAGCATTTAGAATTTGGATAAATGGCTAACATTAGGATGTAAATTTTTGGTGTGCTTTCTCatataaatgcaaataataatttgaaaaggtTACAAAGGTAATATTAATTGAAAAGTTagttatttcatatttaattcaTTAGTTGTATTCATCTATTCTTCAGGATCGCAGggcatcagaaaaacaaaaagaaatagagagagtaaaagagaagcaacagaaagaactcagtaaacaaaaacaaattgagAAGGTATGCAGTCCTAATGTCTAGATCTTCTCTGACCAGATATGATGTTTACAAAGAGTTTCCTAAATTCAGCACTGTGACTTTCATATTGGAATTTTCAAGTGAAGGTTCCATTTCCATTCGCTTAGCTGCGTCATAAACCGATGATTCACAGCATAGCAGAAAAGGATGACATCTGTCTTCTTGGCTTCActgctcagcttgtgggatcttagttcccccaccatgAATGGACCCGGGCCCTCAGCTGTGGGAgcgcagagtcccaaccactggaccaccagggaattcctgacatCGGTCTTGTGATACAATGTTTACATTATAGTTGTATTGACATGTAGTGTgacttcttgttcagtcgctaagtcatgtcccactctctgcaaccttacagactgcagcacgcctggcttccctgtccttcactatctcccggagtttgctcaaactcatgtccattaagtcagtgatgccatccaaccacctc is a genomic window of Cervus canadensis isolate Bull #8, Minnesota chromosome 22, ASM1932006v1, whole genome shotgun sequence containing:
- the APPL1 gene encoding DCC-interacting protein 13-alpha isoform X1; protein product: MPGIDKLPIEETLEDSPQTRSLLGVFEEDATAISNYMNQLYQAMHRIYDAQNELSAATHLTSKLLKEYEKQRFPLGGDDEVMSSTLQQFSKVIDELSSCHAVLSTQLADAMMFPITQFKERDLKEILTLKEVFQIASNDHDAAINRYSRLSKKRENDKVKYEVTEDVYTSRKKQHQTMMHYFCALNTLQYKKKIALLEPLLGYMQAQISFFKMGSENLNDQLEEFLTNIGTSVQNVRREMDSDVETMQQTIEDLEVASDPLYLPDPDPTKFPVHRNLTRKAGYLNARNKTGLVSSSWDRQFYFTQGGNLMSQARGDVAGGLAMDIDNCSVMAVDCEDRRYCFQITSFDGKKSSILQAESKKDHEEWICTINNISKQIYLSENPEEIAARVNQSALEAVTPSPSFQQRHESLRPAGQSRPPTARTSSSGSLGSESTNLAALSLDSLVAPDTPIQFDIISPVCEDQSGQAKASGQGGRRTNPFGESGGGTKSETEESILHQLFIVRFLGSMEVKSDDNPDVVYETMRQILAARAIHNIFRMTESHLLVTCDCLKLIDPQTQVTRLTFPLPNVVLYATHQENKRLFGFVLRTSGGRSESNLSSVCYIFESNNEGEKICDSVGLAKQIALHAELDRRASEKQKEIERVKEKQQKELSKQKQIEKDLEEQSRLIAASSRPNQASSEGQFVVLSSSQSEESDLGEEGKKRESEA
- the APPL1 gene encoding DCC-interacting protein 13-alpha isoform X2 encodes the protein MPGIDKLPIEETLEDSPQTRSLLGVFEEDATAISNYMNQLYQAMHRIYDAQNELSAATHLTSKLLKEYEKQRFPLGGDDEVMSSTLQQFSKVIDELSSCHAVLSTQLADAMMFPITQFKERDLKEILTLKEVFQIASNDHDAAINRYSRLSKKRENDKVKYEVTEDVYTSRKKQHQTMMHYFCALNTLQYKKKIALLEPLLGYMQAQISFFKMGSENLNDQLEEFLTNIGTSVQNVRREMDSDVETMQQTIEDLEVASDPLYLPDPDPTKFPVHRNLTRKAGYLNARNKTGLVSSSWDRQFYFTQGGNLMSQARGDVAGGLAMDIDNCSVMAVDCEDRRYCFQITSFDGKKSSILQAESKKDHEEWICTINNISKQIYLSENPEEIAARVNQSALEAVTPSPSFQQRHESLRPAGQSRPPTARTSSSGSLGSESTNLAALSLDSLVAPDTPIQFDIISPVCEDQSGQAKASGQGGRRTNPFGESGGGTKSETEESILHQLFIVRFLGSMEVKSDDNPDVVYETMRQILAARAIHNIFRMTESHLLVTCDCLKLIDPQTQVTRLTFPLPNVVLYATHQENKRLFGFVLRTSGGRSESNLSSVCYIFESNNEGEKICDSVGLAKQIALHAELDLEEQSRLIAASSRPNQASSEGQFVVLSSSQSEESDLGEEGKKRESEA